The Croceicoccus marinus genome contains a region encoding:
- a CDS encoding phosphoserine transaminase has translation MTDTKPTLPERPYFSSGPCAKPPVWTPEKLDPASLGRSHRSGIGKARLAYCIDLMRELLELPDTHRIGIVPGSDTGAYEMAMWTMLGARPVTTLAWESFGEGWVTDAVKQLKLDPTVMKADYGDIPNLSQVDWSNDVLFTWNGTTSGVRVPNGDWIADDREGLSFADATSAVFAQTIPWDKIDVATFSWQKALGGEGGHGVLILGPRAVERLESYTPTWPLPKVFRLTKGGKLIEGIFKGETINTPSMLAVEDAIVSLEWAKKIGGASAMKARADANAAALNAIVEARHWLGHLVEKPAIRSNTSVCLTVKNADAGFIKQFAKLLEDQDAAYDIAGYRDAPPGLRIWCGSTVDTADIEALGPWLDWAYGLLTA, from the coding sequence ATGACTGATACAAAACCGACGCTGCCGGAGCGTCCCTATTTCTCCTCCGGTCCCTGTGCCAAGCCGCCGGTCTGGACTCCCGAAAAACTCGATCCCGCATCGCTTGGGCGCTCGCATCGCTCCGGGATCGGCAAGGCGCGTCTCGCCTATTGCATCGATCTCATGCGCGAACTGCTCGAGCTGCCCGACACGCACCGGATCGGCATCGTGCCCGGTTCGGACACCGGCGCCTATGAAATGGCGATGTGGACGATGCTGGGCGCGCGCCCCGTCACCACGCTGGCTTGGGAAAGCTTTGGCGAAGGCTGGGTGACCGACGCGGTCAAGCAGCTGAAGCTCGACCCGACCGTGATGAAGGCCGATTACGGCGACATCCCCAATCTCTCGCAGGTCGACTGGTCGAACGACGTCCTGTTCACCTGGAACGGCACCACCAGCGGCGTGCGTGTGCCGAACGGCGACTGGATCGCGGACGACCGCGAGGGGCTGTCCTTCGCTGACGCGACCAGCGCGGTTTTCGCGCAGACCATTCCCTGGGACAAGATCGATGTGGCCACCTTCTCGTGGCAGAAGGCGCTGGGCGGCGAGGGCGGCCACGGCGTGCTGATCCTGGGCCCCCGCGCGGTCGAACGGCTGGAAAGCTACACGCCGACCTGGCCGCTGCCCAAGGTGTTCCGCCTGACCAAGGGCGGCAAGCTGATCGAGGGTATCTTCAAGGGCGAGACGATCAATACCCCGTCGATGCTGGCGGTCGAGGACGCGATCGTGTCGCTGGAATGGGCAAAGAAGATCGGCGGCGCGTCCGCGATGAAGGCGCGGGCCGACGCCAATGCGGCGGCGCTGAACGCCATTGTCGAGGCTCGGCACTGGCTGGGCCACCTGGTCGAGAAGCCGGCGATCCGGTCGAACACCAGCGTCTGCCTGACGGTCAAGAACGCCGATGCCGGTTTCATCAAGCAGTTCGCCAAGCTGCTCGAGGATCAGGACGCGGCCTATGACATCGCGGGCTATCGCGATGCGCCTCCGGGCCTCAGGATCTGGTGCGGTTCGACGGTGGATACCGCGGATATCGAGGCGCTCGGCCCGTGGCTCGACTGGGCCTACGGTCTGCTGACCGCCTGA
- a CDS encoding extensin family protein has translation MDTPRPARPTISGRALPPRLGRLGAWAVLVLLAACAPEATREIPRTAPRPAARPDTAPSLPTADERICRSRLAELGADFVPLPDLSAGSCSSSNAVTLYHLASDNTRVVVTNLPRISCTLSQDLSNWTRFGVSRAAQQILGSPVVKLETFGSYSCRNVAGSSRLSAHSTASAVDISGFILADGRRITIKGGWQGSSGERQFLRTIHQSACKRFGTVLGPDYNRAHEDHLHLELGGGGFCR, from the coding sequence ATGGACACGCCCCGCCCAGCCCGCCCGACGATTTCCGGACGCGCCCTGCCGCCGCGACTCGGACGCTTGGGTGCATGGGCGGTGCTGGTCCTGCTGGCCGCCTGCGCGCCCGAGGCGACGCGCGAGATTCCCCGCACCGCGCCGCGACCTGCCGCCCGCCCGGACACCGCGCCCAGTCTGCCCACGGCGGATGAGCGGATATGCCGCAGCCGTCTTGCCGAGCTGGGTGCCGATTTCGTGCCGCTGCCCGATCTGTCCGCCGGGTCGTGCAGTTCCAGCAATGCGGTCACTCTCTACCATCTGGCCAGCGACAATACGCGCGTGGTGGTGACCAATCTTCCCCGCATTTCCTGCACATTGTCGCAGGATCTTTCGAACTGGACGCGCTTTGGCGTCAGCCGCGCGGCACAGCAGATCCTGGGCAGCCCGGTGGTCAAGCTCGAGACCTTCGGAAGCTATAGCTGCCGCAACGTCGCCGGCTCCAGCCGCCTGTCCGCCCATTCCACCGCCAGCGCGGTCGACATATCCGGCTTCATCCTGGCCGACGGGCGCCGCATCACGATCAAGGGCGGCTGGCAAGGCAGCAGCGGCGAAAGACAATTCCTGCGCACCATCCACCAAAGCGCGTGCAAGCGGTTCGGCACGGTGCTCGGCCCCGATTACAACCGTGCGCATGAGGATCATCTGCATCTGGAACTGGGTGGCGGCGGCTTCTGCCGATGA
- a CDS encoding TMEM165/GDT1 family protein — MEAFLTSTAVVALAEIGDKTMLLAIVLAARFRRPWPVVWGILFATIANHFLAALLGATAADFLDGVWFRYAVAAGFVAMGLWTLVPDRLDEDEEPKSRGGAFMTTLITFFLVEIGDKTQIATIALGARFDATLAVTAGTTLGMMIANVPAVFAGDALTKRISLKAIRLVAAALFVVIGLVLAAQTAGWLG, encoded by the coding sequence ATGGAAGCCTTCCTGACCTCCACCGCAGTCGTCGCGCTTGCCGAGATCGGCGACAAGACAATGCTGCTCGCCATCGTGCTGGCAGCCCGGTTTCGCCGGCCGTGGCCGGTGGTATGGGGCATATTGTTCGCGACCATCGCCAACCATTTCCTGGCCGCCTTGCTGGGTGCGACCGCTGCCGATTTCCTCGACGGCGTGTGGTTCCGCTATGCGGTGGCGGCGGGCTTCGTCGCGATGGGCCTGTGGACGCTGGTGCCCGACAGGCTGGACGAGGACGAGGAGCCGAAGAGCCGCGGCGGCGCCTTCATGACCACGCTGATCACCTTTTTCCTGGTGGAGATCGGCGACAAGACGCAGATCGCCACCATCGCGCTGGGCGCGCGCTTTGACGCCACGCTGGCGGTGACGGCAGGAACGACGCTGGGCATGATGATCGCCAATGTACCCGCGGTCTTCGCGGGCGACGCCCTGACCAAACGGATTTCGCTGAAGGCGATCCGCCTTGTTGCCGCAGCCCTGTTCGTCGTGATCGGCCTGGTGCTGGCGGCGCAGACGGCGGGCTGGCTGGGCTGA
- a CDS encoding GNAT family N-acetyltransferase produces the protein MNLPPQLPCELAIITERLVLRPPRLGDFDEFYEAARSMPPIVRGSPPIDRGTAWAKFTRNCGLWALLGYGIFIVTDRRDGSYLGDTGLARFGRSIEAMNEAAEAAWVMLEKARRRGIAHEAAQAAHSWFFERFGPQRTICMIDPENAPSLSLAARLGYRPFGQGTHEGGDVILLERLT, from the coding sequence ATGAACCTGCCGCCCCAACTTCCCTGCGAACTGGCTATCATCACCGAGCGACTGGTGCTGCGTCCGCCCCGGCTTGGCGATTTTGATGAATTCTACGAAGCCGCACGGTCGATGCCGCCGATCGTGCGGGGTTCGCCGCCGATCGATCGCGGAACGGCGTGGGCCAAGTTCACGCGCAATTGCGGGCTGTGGGCGCTGCTTGGCTATGGAATATTCATCGTCACCGATCGCCGCGACGGGTCCTATCTGGGGGATACTGGCCTCGCGCGCTTCGGCCGCTCGATCGAGGCGATGAACGAAGCGGCGGAGGCTGCGTGGGTCATGCTGGAAAAGGCGCGCAGACGCGGCATCGCGCACGAGGCTGCGCAGGCCGCGCACAGCTGGTTCTTCGAAAGGTTCGGGCCGCAGCGCACGATCTGCATGATCGATCCCGAAAACGCGCCCAGCCTGTCGCTCGCCGCAAGGCTGGGCTACCGGCCATTCGGCCAGGGCACGCACGAAGGCGGTGACGTCATCCTGCTGGAACGGCTGACCTAG
- a CDS encoding response regulator transcription factor: MLVVMEQRIIIHIVDADPRNRAVCARTIFDLGHHAEVYEGAEELLARLPSQGIVIANDDPENGVIGLMDEISRRGTWLPVIAMAQNPQMNRVVGAMRAGAFDYLAQPLDADELSTALRRVAGEAEMQARHRRRAMEARMRIEMLSNREREVLDRLSEGCSNKVIARDLAISPRTVEIHRGNMMEKLGARHAAEAVRLCLEAGLVDWRH, encoded by the coding sequence ATGCTCGTGGTCATGGAACAGCGCATCATCATCCACATCGTCGACGCCGACCCCCGCAACCGTGCCGTCTGTGCACGGACGATCTTCGATCTCGGCCATCATGCCGAAGTTTACGAGGGGGCCGAAGAGCTTCTGGCCCGCCTGCCCAGCCAGGGCATCGTCATTGCGAATGACGATCCAGAAAACGGCGTGATCGGATTGATGGACGAAATTTCGCGCCGGGGGACCTGGCTGCCCGTCATCGCGATGGCGCAGAACCCCCAAATGAACCGCGTGGTCGGCGCGATGCGCGCCGGTGCATTCGACTATCTTGCGCAGCCGCTGGACGCGGACGAACTCTCCACCGCCCTGCGCCGCGTGGCGGGGGAGGCGGAGATGCAGGCGCGGCATCGCCGCCGCGCGATGGAAGCCCGCATGCGGATCGAGATGCTCTCCAACCGCGAACGCGAAGTGCTCGACCGGTTGAGCGAAGGCTGTTCGAACAAGGTGATCGCGCGGGATTTGGCGATCTCTCCGCGCACGGTGGAAATCCACCGCGGCAACATGATGGAAAAGCTGGGCGCGCGCCACGCCGCCGAAGCGGTGCGCCTGTGCCTTGAGGCTGGCCTGGTCGACTGGCGTCACTGA
- a CDS encoding peptidase — MTYCVGMMLEKGIVMMSDTRTNSGVDNISVFRKMFQWSDTDRIIAVMTAGNLATTQAVVSKLEERNKAPEDREPSILKCTTMFQVANLVGELLRATIEERQMSVDGQAGGPRFSASLIVAGQIAGMEPRLFLIYPEGNFIEASADTPFFQIGETKYGRPIIIRGYDRTMSFEDGVKLLMVSMDSTLAANLSVGMPLDVLVLERDRFDPLHERRIMASDPYFQEISSSWSDALRTAFHSLPDYSFNDRDESVG, encoded by the coding sequence GTGACCTATTGCGTCGGCATGATGCTGGAAAAAGGGATCGTCATGATGAGCGATACCCGCACGAATTCGGGCGTCGATAACATCTCGGTCTTTCGCAAGATGTTCCAGTGGTCGGACACCGACCGCATCATCGCGGTGATGACCGCGGGCAATCTGGCCACCACGCAGGCCGTCGTCAGCAAGCTGGAAGAACGCAACAAGGCGCCCGAGGACCGCGAGCCCTCTATCCTGAAATGCACCACCATGTTCCAGGTCGCGAACCTGGTCGGCGAATTGCTGCGCGCCACGATCGAGGAGCGGCAGATGTCCGTCGACGGGCAGGCGGGCGGTCCGCGCTTTTCCGCCAGCCTGATCGTCGCCGGGCAGATCGCGGGCATGGAGCCGCGCCTGTTCCTTATCTATCCCGAAGGCAATTTCATCGAGGCGAGCGCCGACACGCCCTTCTTCCAGATCGGCGAGACCAAATATGGCCGCCCCATCATCATCCGCGGCTATGACCGGACGATGAGCTTCGAGGACGGGGTCAAGCTTTTGATGGTGTCGATGGATTCCACCCTGGCGGCGAACCTGTCGGTCGGCATGCCGCTCGACGTGCTGGTGCTCGAGCGGGACCGGTTCGACCCGCTGCATGAGAGGCGGATCATGGCCAGCGATCCCTATTTCCAGGAAATCTCCTCCAGCTGGAGCGATGCCCTGCGCACGGCATTCCATTCGCTGCCCGATTACAGCTTCAACGACCGGGACGAGTCGGTCGGCTGA
- a CDS encoding transglutaminase family protein gives MRLAVHHRTRYSFGDPVVHALQRLHLTPKSTSGQRVLDWKMSYEGAYEQLQFDDHNMNTTVLIAIEPGVKEVVIECEGTIETADNHGIIGRHAGHLPCWHFSGHTDLTRPGARMRALADKFDPGADTLPMLHELSAAVLDAVAYQTGRTDSATRAEEALGTGEGVCQDHAHIFIGCARLLGVPARYVSGYLMMDGQEMQDAGHAWAEAHVDGLGWVGFDVSNQICPDERYIRVATGQDYAEAAPVKGISLGGSDAGLDVELSIRRQEQRQSQDGQTQSQNIGGNGMSQSQTQQRQSQQDDLGPDTPPGPQD, from the coding sequence ATGCGCCTCGCTGTCCATCACCGCACCCGCTATTCCTTTGGCGATCCTGTCGTGCACGCGTTGCAGCGGCTGCACCTGACGCCGAAATCGACCAGCGGACAGCGCGTTCTGGACTGGAAGATGAGCTATGAGGGCGCGTACGAGCAGCTGCAGTTCGACGATCACAACATGAACACCACGGTGCTGATCGCGATCGAGCCGGGCGTGAAGGAAGTGGTCATCGAGTGCGAGGGCACGATCGAGACTGCCGACAATCACGGCATCATCGGACGCCATGCGGGCCATCTGCCGTGCTGGCATTTTTCCGGCCATACCGATCTGACCCGTCCGGGCGCGCGCATGCGGGCCCTGGCAGACAAGTTCGATCCCGGCGCCGACACGCTGCCGATGCTGCATGAATTGTCCGCGGCGGTGCTGGATGCGGTGGCATATCAGACCGGCCGCACCGACAGCGCCACGCGGGCCGAGGAAGCGCTGGGTACCGGCGAGGGCGTCTGCCAGGACCATGCCCACATCTTCATCGGCTGCGCCCGGCTGTTGGGTGTGCCGGCCCGCTATGTATCGGGCTATCTGATGATGGACGGCCAGGAAATGCAGGATGCTGGCCATGCCTGGGCCGAAGCGCATGTCGACGGGCTCGGCTGGGTCGGGTTCGATGTTTCGAACCAGATCTGCCCCGACGAACGCTATATCCGCGTCGCAACCGGACAGGATTATGCCGAGGCGGCGCCGGTCAAGGGCATTTCCCTTGGCGGCAGCGATGCCGGGCTGGACGTAGAGCTGTCGATCCGCCGTCAGGAGCAGCGTCAGTCGCAGGACGGCCAGACGCAGAGCCAGAATATCGGCGGCAACGGAATGTCGCAGAGCCAGACGCAGCAAAGGCAGTCGCAGCAGGACGATTTGGGCCCGGATACGCCGCCCGGCCCACAGGATTAA
- a CDS encoding alpha-E domain-containing protein produces MLGRSANGVFWMFRYLERAENCARLLDTGFRMALTSDSITAEQEWSSVLETAGMTESYLEKNGTFTGLQVWNYMLREKDNPNSIRSLIGQVRTNARAVRNVITAELWLAVNESYLQVNELLSRPVTQANLGDAIAAVKREATLVRGAMDGSMLRNDIYNFGRIGSFVERADNTARILDVKYYVLLPSLSYVGSSLDNVQWETILRSLGAERAYRWLNAGQMDAKGIADFLILDGRFPRSLAFCHAKIRSNLASLALQYGEELYAHELIRKFDMRLHDTDIDSIFEQGLHEFLSDFIADNSEIAHAVETDYRFAD; encoded by the coding sequence ATGCTCGGTCGCAGTGCAAATGGCGTTTTCTGGATGTTCCGCTATCTCGAGCGGGCGGAGAACTGCGCGCGCCTTCTCGACACCGGGTTCCGCATGGCGCTGACCAGCGATTCCATCACCGCGGAGCAGGAGTGGAGCTCGGTCCTGGAAACCGCCGGGATGACCGAATCCTATCTGGAGAAGAACGGCACCTTCACCGGCCTGCAGGTGTGGAACTACATGCTGCGCGAGAAGGACAACCCGAATTCGATCCGCTCGCTGATCGGGCAGGTCCGGACCAATGCGCGCGCGGTGCGCAACGTCATCACGGCAGAGCTGTGGCTGGCGGTCAACGAAAGCTATCTGCAGGTCAACGAACTGCTTTCGCGCCCAGTCACCCAGGCCAATCTGGGCGACGCCATCGCCGCGGTAAAGCGTGAGGCGACGCTGGTGCGCGGCGCGATGGACGGGTCGATGCTGCGCAACGACATCTATAATTTCGGTCGGATCGGCAGCTTCGTCGAACGCGCGGACAACACTGCGCGCATCCTCGACGTCAAATATTACGTGCTGCTGCCCTCACTGTCCTATGTCGGGTCCAGCCTGGACAATGTTCAGTGGGAGACGATCCTGCGTTCGCTGGGCGCGGAGCGTGCCTATCGCTGGCTGAACGCGGGGCAGATGGATGCCAAGGGGATCGCCGATTTTCTGATCCTGGACGGACGGTTCCCGCGCTCGCTGGCGTTCTGTCATGCCAAGATCCGCAGCAATCTGGCCAGCCTGGCGCTGCAATATGGCGAGGAACTTTACGCGCACGAACTGATCCGCAAGTTCGACATGCGCTTGCACGATACGGACATCGACTCCATCTTCGAACAGGGCCTGCATGAGTTCCTGTCGGATTTCATCGCCGACAATTCAGAAATCGCCCATGCCGTCGAAACCGACTACAGATTTGCCGACTGA
- a CDS encoding circularly permuted type 2 ATP-grasp protein: MSRDEQPIFDEMHDADGSVRPAYRGYSDWFDEQDPQALRRKHREAEAFFRRTGITFNVYGQDEAEERLIPFDPVPRIITAHEWRRLSRGIEQRVRALNAFLHDLYHRQEIVRSGRVPEWLLRGNAAFLPHMCGFTPPGGIYTHITGIDLVRTGPDDFHVLEDNARTPSGVSYMLENRETMMAMFPELFTRVKVAPVSNYPRRLARSLAACAPPAFDGAAGTKPAIAVLTPGIYNSAYYEHSFLADQMGAELVEASDLRVIDGRVQMRTTRGYKPLDVIYRRVDDDFLDPLTFNPESMLGVPGIMDVYRSGGITIANAPGTGISDDKALYSFMPDIVEFYTGEKALLPNVETWRCMEPDALKYVIDNIHELVVKEVHGSGGYGMLIGPASSRREIARFVQKLKANPQNYIAQPTLSLSTVPILAKKGLTPRHVDLRPFVLMSPNGIDITPGGLTRVALKQGSLVVNSSQGGGTKDSWVLEE; encoded by the coding sequence ATGAGCCGGGACGAGCAGCCGATTTTCGATGAGATGCATGATGCGGATGGATCCGTCCGGCCAGCCTATCGTGGGTATTCGGACTGGTTCGACGAGCAGGATCCGCAGGCGCTGCGCAGGAAGCACCGCGAGGCGGAGGCATTCTTTCGCCGAACGGGCATCACCTTCAACGTCTATGGACAGGATGAGGCGGAAGAGCGGCTGATCCCGTTCGACCCCGTTCCGCGCATCATCACCGCGCACGAATGGCGCCGCCTGTCGCGCGGGATCGAACAGCGGGTGAGGGCGCTGAACGCCTTCCTCCACGATCTGTACCACCGGCAGGAAATCGTGCGGTCGGGCCGCGTGCCCGAATGGCTGCTGCGCGGCAATGCGGCGTTCCTGCCCCACATGTGCGGCTTCACCCCGCCGGGCGGGATCTATACCCATATCACCGGCATCGACCTTGTCCGCACCGGCCCGGACGACTTCCACGTGCTGGAAGACAATGCCCGCACGCCCAGCGGCGTCTCCTATATGCTGGAGAACCGCGAGACGATGATGGCGATGTTCCCCGAACTGTTCACGCGGGTGAAGGTCGCGCCCGTCTCGAACTATCCGCGCAGGCTGGCGCGCAGCCTGGCCGCCTGTGCACCGCCCGCCTTCGATGGCGCGGCGGGGACCAAGCCGGCCATCGCGGTGCTGACCCCCGGCATCTATAATTCGGCCTATTACGAGCACAGCTTCCTCGCCGACCAGATGGGCGCGGAACTGGTGGAGGCGAGCGATTTGCGCGTGATCGACGGGCGGGTCCAGATGCGCACCACGCGCGGTTACAAGCCGCTCGACGTGATCTATCGCAGGGTGGACGATGATTTCCTCGACCCGCTGACGTTCAATCCGGAAAGCATGCTGGGCGTGCCGGGGATCATGGACGTCTATCGTTCGGGCGGGATCACCATCGCCAATGCGCCGGGCACGGGCATCTCGGACGACAAGGCGCTGTACAGCTTCATGCCCGACATCGTCGAGTTCTACACCGGCGAAAAGGCGCTGCTGCCCAATGTCGAGACATGGCGCTGCATGGAGCCCGATGCGCTGAAATACGTGATCGACAACATCCACGAGCTCGTGGTGAAGGAAGTGCACGGGTCGGGCGGCTATGGCATGCTGATCGGCCCCGCGTCTTCGCGGCGCGAGATCGCCAGATTCGTGCAGAAGCTGAAAGCCAATCCGCAGAACTATATCGCGCAGCCCACGCTGTCGCTTTCGACCGTGCCGATCCTCGCGAAGAAGGGCCTTACCCCCCGGCACGTCGACCTGCGGCCGTTCGTGCTGATGAGCCCCAATGGCATCGACATCACGCCCGGCGGGCTGACGCGCGTGGCGCTGAAACAAGGATCGCTGGTGGTGAATTCCAGCCAGGGCGGCGGCACCAAGGACAGCTGGGTGCTGGAGGAATAA
- a CDS encoding esterase/lipase family protein, producing MKSQDLPSGTLLPRAAAGALSAREWADAAEAKRDGVPAAKTAGGPSGENGDRAVRGSRPGRGFAVLFREWQRRQSLALRPQPDGVPTPSSRMLLKELASLAAPAVFRMAYGKMDIAAPERPRAVMLLPGFGSHPWRMAPMHKALAEAGHSVTDWGLGWNLGASEDRFERLLSRIRRVSRAEGRKITLVGWSLGGVFAREAAKRLPDHVEMVITMGSPFSGDMHGNNGWRIYHAIAGHPVDEPPVSGEFAAKPPVPTVAMWSAQDGVVHRHCACGKAGERDHAMSVRCTHMGFAWHPAAIEAVSRVLAGSPESFTHLATQQKSRDKLDS from the coding sequence ATGAAATCTCAGGACTTACCCTCGGGCACATTGCTGCCCCGCGCCGCGGCCGGGGCCCTTTCCGCAAGGGAGTGGGCCGATGCCGCCGAGGCGAAACGTGACGGTGTTCCGGCCGCCAAGACGGCAGGCGGGCCGTCCGGCGAAAACGGCGACCGGGCGGTAAGGGGCTCGAGGCCGGGAAGGGGCTTCGCGGTGCTTTTCCGCGAATGGCAGCGCCGCCAGTCGCTGGCGCTGCGTCCGCAGCCCGACGGGGTGCCGACGCCGTCGTCGCGGATGCTGCTGAAGGAACTGGCCTCGCTCGCCGCGCCCGCGGTGTTTCGCATGGCCTATGGCAAGATGGACATCGCGGCACCGGAACGCCCGCGCGCGGTGATGCTGCTGCCGGGCTTCGGATCGCATCCGTGGCGCATGGCGCCGATGCACAAGGCGCTCGCCGAGGCGGGGCATTCGGTCACCGACTGGGGCCTCGGCTGGAACCTGGGCGCGAGCGAGGACCGCTTCGAACGCCTGCTGTCGCGCATCCGCCGCGTATCGCGCGCCGAAGGACGCAAGATCACGCTGGTGGGCTGGAGTCTGGGCGGCGTCTTCGCGCGCGAGGCTGCCAAGCGGCTGCCCGACCATGTGGAGATGGTGATCACCATGGGATCCCCGTTTTCCGGCGACATGCATGGCAATAACGGATGGCGCATCTATCACGCGATCGCGGGCCATCCGGTCGACGAACCGCCCGTCAGCGGGGAATTCGCGGCCAAGCCGCCCGTGCCGACCGTCGCGATGTGGAGCGCGCAGGACGGTGTGGTCCACCGCCACTGCGCCTGCGGCAAGGCGGGAGAGCGCGATCATGCCATGTCGGTGCGCTGCACCCACATGGGTTTTGCCTGGCACCCCGCAGCGATCGAGGCGGTGTCCCGCGTGCTGGCGGGATCACCCGAAAGTTTTACGCATCTTGCAACGCAGCAAAAAAGCAGGGACAAGCTCGACTCATGA
- a CDS encoding DUF3617 domain-containing protein has translation MTFYRKTAGLAIVAAMALAGCSSETDETAAGDTPMAVEDAAREFSKLETPQPGQYDLDVEVVSFEMPGAPEGALEQMRSAMEGAYQDGFCLTPEEAERGFEEQLAQVAQNGQCNFNDLSVDEGTVSAQAVCELEGGSMEMDMNGTVSSTSSDITADTRMTAQGQTVSMTMRMKQTRTGDCAA, from the coding sequence ATGACTTTTTATCGGAAGACTGCGGGGCTGGCGATCGTCGCCGCCATGGCGCTTGCGGGCTGCTCAAGCGAGACCGACGAAACGGCGGCGGGCGACACGCCCATGGCGGTCGAGGATGCGGCGCGCGAATTCAGCAAGCTGGAAACCCCGCAGCCGGGGCAATACGACCTCGACGTCGAGGTCGTCAGCTTCGAGATGCCGGGAGCGCCCGAGGGCGCGCTGGAGCAGATGCGCAGCGCGATGGAGGGCGCCTATCAGGACGGCTTCTGCCTTACGCCCGAGGAAGCCGAGAGAGGCTTTGAGGAGCAGCTGGCGCAGGTCGCGCAGAACGGCCAGTGCAATTTCAACGATCTGTCCGTCGATGAAGGCACCGTCAGCGCCCAGGCCGTCTGCGAGCTTGAGGGCGGATCGATGGAGATGGACATGAACGGCACCGTCAGCTCGACCAGTTCGGACATCACCGCCGACACCAGGATGACCGCGCAGGGGCAGACCGTGTCGATGACGATGCGGATGAAGCAGACCCGCACTGGCGACTGCGCGGCCTGA